The genomic interval CCAGTTGCGTAACCAGACGTGATTCTCGATGTACAACGTCTCGACGCTGCACGGCTCGGTACTGTTCGGCGGGGAGAAGGGCGCATTCATCGTGGGTTGAGTCGGTACAAGACTGTCGCAAATGAAAACCATTATCACTAGAATTGCTAAGATCACAAGGCCGAACCGGCAAATTCAGCCGCTGGCCCTGCACGCATATCCTTTTTTCGATCTCGTGCGACAGAGGAGGTAACAGCCCGCAGCCAGTGGTGGGCGCACACCCTACGAGCGAGAAAAGCATGCTCCCAGTACGTTGTCCTTCACCTGCTCCACGCCCTCGACTTTGCCTGTCGCCCATCACCTTCGCCCTGCGTTGCACGATGATCAGTTGCTGTGGCGCCGGCTTGCTGAACAGCAGCCTGGCCCTGGCCCAGGGCACCGGCACGGCTGCGGTCGCCGCGACCCGCCTGGACGATGCCACGCCGCGTGACTACAACATTGCCAAAGGCCCGCTGGGCGCAGCGCTGGGCAGTTTCACCAGCCAATCCGGGCTGCTGGTGTCTTATGATCCTGACCTGACCCGCGGGCGCACGGCGCCGGCCCTGAAGGGGCGATACACCGTCAGTGAGGGCATCCAGCGGTTGCTGGCCAATACCGGGCTGCAGCTGGTGGCGAGTTCGACCGGCAGCTACGTGCTGATGGCGCAGGGCGCTGCAACGCGTGCCGCAGCAGAGTTATCGCCGACGATGGTCGACGCTGCCGCACAGGGGCCTCAGGCGGATACTTACCGGGCCCCACGCTCATCGGTGCACCTGAGCAGCGAACAGATCGACCGCTTCGGCCGGGTCTCCGTGGGCGACCTGCTCAACGGTGTGCCGGGTGTGCAAGTCGGTGACACCCGCAACGGCGGCGCCCTGGACGTCAACATTCGCGGTATCCAGGGGCAGAGCCGGGTAGCGGTGAAGGTCGATGGCTCGGAGCAGGCCCTGGATGTCTATCGCGGTTATGGCGGCACGCAGCAACGCAGCTACATCGACTCCGACCTGATCAGCAGCCTGACCGTGAACAAAGGGCCGTCAACCAAATCCGGAGCGATTGGCGGCACGGTGGAAATGCAGACGATCGGCGTGCAGGACATTCTGGTCGACGGCAACCAGGTTGGCGGGCGTCTCAAGGGCGATCTCTGGGACAACGGCGTAGCCCCCGCCCATCGCAGTTCCAGTTCCAAGGATGAAAGCCTGTCGGCGCCTCCGCGCGACAACCGCGGCAGCCTGTTCGGCTCTGAAGCCGAATCGGGCAGCGCCGCGTTTGCCTTTACCACCGAACAGCTGGATGTGGTGGCGGCCTACGCGCACCGCAACCAAGGCAACTACTTCTCCGGCAAGAAAGGCCAGGACCGCTACCGCCTCTACAACGATTACGGCAGTGAGCAGCCCAGCGTGGCGATGACCTACAACGCGGGCGAGGAAGTGCTCAACGCCTCATCGAAAACCGACTCGTACCTGCTCAAGGCGACCTGGCGGATAACCGACGATCACACCCTGGACCTGGGCTACCGCCGCTACGACGGGCGCACTGCCGAGATCATGCCCTCTGACATCTACCGCTTCGGTACCGCCGGTATTTATCAGTACCCCTTGGGCGAGGTGAAGATCGATACCTATACCGCACGCTACCACTACTTGCCCGCCGGCAACCCGTGGGTCGACCTGACCAGTAACCTATGGATGACCGACGCCAAGACCAGCTCGTTGAGTTCGGCATGGACGGCGCCGGTGTCCCAGTTGTTTCGTTCTGACCGCAGTTGGACACGCCAGGACAACCGCCGTATCGGCGGCGACCTGAACAACCTCTCCAGGTTCGAAACGGCCCATGGCGATTTCAAGCTTGACCTGGGCGGTGCGTTCCAGCTGGAAGACCTGCAACCGCAGAAAAGCGTGCTGATCACCCAGCACGACGTCGATGCCAACCGCACCCTGCGTGATGCTTCGCGGCAGGAATTCAGCTTCAACGGCAAGCTCGAGTACCAGCCGATCGAGCAATTGACCCTGTGGGGCGGGGGCCGTTACAGCCACTTCCGCACCAAAGACAATACCGTGTTGGCCACCGCCCGCCGTGAGGATCGCGACGTGCGCTACATCTCGGCGAGTGGCCCCAAGGGCTGGGGCAGCATGACCTGGTTCCCCGACCAGAACGGCCAGTACACCGACGCCACCGACCCCCGGCTGAACAACGGCATCGTCTTCGGCAACAGCAACGAGCCGTTCAACGGTGTGCGCTTCAATGACTTCGGCGCGACCAGCGTTCAGGTCAGCCCCGAAAGCATCAGCAGCGTGGTCACAGGCTACGACCATACCCCGCAGGGCAGCAGCAGCGGTGGCGGCTTTTCGCCGGCATTCGGCATCAATGTCGAGCTGATGCCCGACACGTACTTCTATGTCACCTACACCCAAGGCCTGCGCCTGCCGTCACTGTTCGAGACCAGCCAGGGCACCCAGCAAGTCAGCCCCGGCAAAAGCCTCAAGCCCGAGCGCTCGCAGAGCTGGGAAATCGGCGTCAGCGCCTTGCGCGACAACCTCTTTACCGATCACGACTCAGCCGCGATCAAGCTGGCCTTCTTCGACAACAAGATCAAGCACTACATCACCCGCTATTACGACCCGAGCCCTGGCCTGTGGGGCCAGATGAGCTTCAGCAACACCGACAGCTTCAGCACCCGCGGCCTTGAACTGCAGTCAAACTACGATACCGGCCGTGTGTTCGCCGACCTCTCGGCCACCTACTACCTCAAGACCGAGACCTGCGACGCGGACTTTGCCGGCAAACTGCGCGCCACCGCCAACCCGTACCAGAAGACCCAAGACACGCCAAACTGCACACCGGGCAGCTACATGGGCTCCTACACCAACACCCAGAACCCACCACGGTTCTCCGCCAACCTGACCACTGGCTTGCGTTTCTTCGACGAAGCATTGACGGTAGGCGGGCGCGTGACCTACACCTCCGGGCCTACCAGTACCCTCGACAAGCCCTGGCAGTCCGGCGCTACCACGCCGCAGATCGAATACCGCTCGGTGGCGCTGTTCGATCTGTTCCTCAAGTACACGCTGCTTGAGAACACCGAGGTGAATGTTTCGCTGCAGAACCTGACCGATCGCTATTACCTGGACCCGCTGGCGCAGAGCTTCATGCCGGCTCCTGGGCGGACGGTACGGATGGGGGTGGTGACTAGGTTTTGAAGGTAGGTGAGGGCGGTGGCACGGTGGGTTTGCCATCGCCTTTGAGTGGTCTTGCTAAACCGGTTTTAGTAGGGGATGGCTTTCAAGCAGGCATTAAAAAGCCGGCTTGTGGCCGGCTTCTCGGGGACGCTTCCGACTAATTTATGGTAAGCCGCAACCGCCTTAACTGTGTGGTCACAAGGACCTGATAGAGATGGTCAACGCCCGTGTGGGGTGTCGCCGAGCCCTCTGGACCGCGGCTTGCGCCGGTCGGGGCTAAATGTGCCGCGTAGCATACAAGGGCTTGCGCAGGATGCCCAGCAAAAAATGGCACAGGGTGTTTCAGCTGGGGCGATGGCGGCGGAAGTGCGACCAGTGGAAGACCCAGCCGAGAATCTCCAGGCCTTGGGCCTGGCGCTGGGCGCGGGTGTAGCGCTCGACGGCGTAGTTGCGTCGGTCATGGCTGTGTAGGTACAGGGTGCCGTGCGGGCCGAGGCTGAGGTTGTTCACCCTCAGGGTACCGTTGTGCAGCAAGGCATAGGTCTCGCCCTCCATGACTTCGGTCATGCTCAGGTCTACCGCCAAGGTGGCCTCCAGCGGAATCAGCGGAGCCATGTTGGCGGCAGGCATGGCCAGGCAGATGGCATTTTGCGCAGCAACGCCCAGCGCCTTTAACGCCGTGGTGGGCAGGCGCAGGTGATGGTTGGCCACGGGGACAAGCAGGCCGTGCTGCAGTGCGTAAAACGGCACCTGCAGCAGCCGGCCGCTGTGTGCTGACAGCGGGGTGGGCGGGTTGGTGTGCGGTGGCCGTGGCGGGCCGCTGCGCAAAATCGGGTTGGGGTGCTTGGGGCCTTCGCCGCTGCGCAGCCAACGGCGATGCACGCAGAACAAGTCGGCCATTTCATCGAGGCGAGCCAACGGAACACCCCGTCTGAACCAGTTGTTGACGTGCTGGGGTGTGACGCTGCGTTGGGCAGCGAAATCGGAAGGGGTCAAGCCACATTCGTGCAGCAGGGCTTTGAGGCGGTCACCGGATGTGTTCATGGCCGCGAGTGTAGCGGCCGGGTGCCAGCTGGCATATGAACCGGATGTTGATGCGGCTTGTGCGAAAGGTGCTTGGTTGTAGGGCGTTGGAGTAGGGCGATGTAGGAATTTTTACTGGAAGGGTGTTCCCTCGCGCATAAAAAACCCCGCCGAGGCGTAATGCTGTTCTCTTAAGTTATCCATCGCCTGTATTGGGGCCGCTTTGCGGCCCATCGCGGCACAAGGCCGCTCCCACAATGTTCGCGCATGCCCTGTAAATAGGGGCATAACGCGGTCGGTGTGGGAGCGGCCTTGTGCCGCGATGGGCCGCAGAGCGGCCCCGGCATTCTTAAGTGAACAGCATTACCGCCGAGGCGGGGTTTTTCAGCAGTCGGTATCAGCCTTTGTAGGCAGCGACCGACTTGGTGATCGCAGCACGGGCGGCGTCGGCGCCGTCCCAGCCTTCGATCTTGACCCACTTGCCCTTCTCGAGATCTTTGTAGTTCGCGAAGAAGTGCTCGATCTGCTGGATCAGCAGGGCTGGCAGGTCGGTGTATTCCTTGACGTCGACATACAGCTGCGACAGCTTGTCGTGCGGCACAGCGATGACTTTGGCGTCGCCGCCGCCGTCGTCGGTCATGTTCAGGATGCCAACCGGGCGGGCACGGATGACCGAGCCTGGGGCAACTGGGTATGGGGTCACGACCAGCACGTCGAGCGGATCACCGTCGTCGGCCAGGGTGTTCGGGATGAAGCCATAGTTGGCTGGGTAGAACATCGGGGTAGCCATGAAGCGGTCGACGAACAGGGTGTCGCTGTCCTTGTCGATCTCGTATTTGATCGGCGCGTGGTTGGCCGGGATCTCGATGGCGACGTAGATGTCGTTCGGCAGGTCTTTGCCCGCCGGAATCTTGCTGTAGCTCATTGGGCAGTGCCCCCGTAGTTGACCAAAAAGTGGCGGCGATTATAGGCACATTCCGCATGGGCATGCCACGCCTGGCCTGATGTGCGGCCGCGTCAGGCGTGGCCTTCGCGGTAATCGGGGTGTTGGGCCTGCAACTGACTCAGGCGCGCCAGTGGGTCTTGGCGGTAGAACAGCGACAGTTGCTGGTAAACCTGCGGATACGCCTGCTGCAACAGGTCGGGGGCGCTGAAGAAGTATTCGCTGGTGACGGCGAAGAATTCTGCAGGGTTTTCTGCCGCGTAGGGGTCGATGGCGGTTTCAGCGTCGGGGTTCAGGTCCAGCTGGCGGTTGAGGTCGTCATAGGCCTGTTGCATGGCCGTCGCCCACTCATCCACGGGCATGCCACTGTGCAGCGGCGGCAGGCCGTTGGCGTCGCCATTGAGCATGTCGAGCTTGTGCGCCAACTCATGGATGACCAGGTTATAGGCCTCCCAACCACCACTGGCCAGCACCCCGTTCCAGGCCAGGATAACCGGCCCCTGTTGCCAGGCTTCACCGCTGTGTTCGCCGTCCCACACATGCTCCACACCACTGGCATCGCGGTGGCGCTGAGGGCTTTTGAAGTCGTCGGGGTAGAGGATGATTTCGTGGAAACCCTGGTACCAGTTCAGGTCACCCAGGTGCAGCAGTGGCAGCTGCGCCTGGGCTGCGAGGAACAGGCGCTGCTCATCGCTTAGCTCGACACCGGGCAGGGTGGTCAGGTGCTTTTCAAGCAAAAACAGGATGCAGGCTTCACGCAACCAGCGATCTTCTTCATCGCTGATACCGTCGAGCAACGGCAGGTGTTGGCGAACCGCCTGCCATTGCTCGGTTGTGATTGGGTAGCGCTTCAGGGTGCGCCGACGCCGCCAGGCGCTGAAAGACCACATGGCTGGGGTCAGTGAGCCTTGGCAGCACGGCCCAGGCGACCGCGCAGCAGGCCGAGCACCATCGGCACCAGCGACAGGAAGATGATACCGACCACCATCAGCGACAGGTGCTGCTTGATGAACGGTACATTGCCGAAGAAGTAGCCCAGCGTCACCAGGCCTCCGACCCACAGCAACGAACCGGCGACACTGAAGCCCAGGAAACGCGGGTAGTGCATGTGGGCAATACCGGCGACGAACGGCGCGAAGGTACGCAGAATCGGCAGGAAGCGCGCCAGGGTCACGGTCTTGCCACCATGGCGTTCATAGAATTCGTGGGTGCGCTGCAGGTAGTCGCGGCGGAAGATCTTCGAATTGGGATTGTTGAACAACCGCTCGCCGGCCGTTCGGCCAATCACGTAGTTGGTACTGTCGCCCAGGATCGCCGCCGCCATCAGCAGGCCCGCCAGCAGGACTGGGTCCATGCCGCCACCGGCCGCCACGGCGCCGGCGATGAACAACAGCGAATCACCTGGCAGGAACGGCATCACCACCAGGCCGGTTTCGCAGAAGATCACGGTGAACAGGATGGCGTAGATCCAGGGACCGTAATTGGTGACCAGCAGATCGAGGTAGGCATCGAGATGCAGGATAAGGTCCAGCGGGTTGAAATCCATGTACAGCACCTGTGTTCTGGGGCGTAGGCTCGGTTACCAGGGGATGGGTAAATTTTCACACATGACAAGTGGGGCATTATACGGCGAAGTGAGGATCATGCCCGGGGAGTTTGTAGCGGCGGGTTACGGAAGGGGAAGATTCATGCTGCCTGTACCGACTTCACTCGGCAGGCCCACCCATACCTCTGGCCATGCGCGATCCTTGTAGGAGCAGCACAAGGCTGCTCCTACAGGTACAGGTGATAAGGCCTGCGCAGGTCAATCCTGATGGATTGGCAGGATGTAGCTCTCGAACTCGGTGTCCTTGCGAAAGCCGATGGACTCGTAGGTCTTTTGCGCTGCCTCATTGTTGGCGCTGGTCGACACCCGCATCCGCACGGCGTTGGTCTCTTTAGCCATCTTCTTGGCCTCGCGCATCAGGTGGTCGGCCACCAGCATGCGTCGCGAGTCTTCGGCCACATAGATGTCATTGAGAATCCACACGCGTTTGAGCGACAGCGACGAAAAGCTTGGATACAGCTGGCAGAAACCGAGCAACTTGTTGGCATCGTCATCCGCCAGTGCCAGGTAAATCACCGACTCGTCCCGCTTCAGGCGCTTTTCCAGAAAGCTGCGTGAGCTGTCCGGGTAGGGCAATTGCCCATAGAACTCGCGGTATTTGACGAACAGGGGGGTCAGCAGGTCGAGGTGTTCCAGGGTTGCCTTGATGATACGCATGTGCGGCCCTCAGGATCCATTTGGGGAAACAGCGGATTGCCAGCCGCTCTCAACAGCATGCTGCCTAATGCGTGCGAGAAGCGCAATCCGCCTTCCGTGACATGATTTTTACCCTTTTCCGAGCAGAAAGTTTCCTTTTTGGCTGGCGGGGGTATCGCTCTCCAGGCTATGGACCTCGGCTTCGTCCTTCAGATTCACCCCGGAAAGCTGCCGGCGACACGCTTCACGCATCAGGTACAGCAAGCGGTGGGCCGCCATGCCATAGCTCAAGCCCTCAAGGCGCACGTTGGAGATGCAGTTGCGGTAGGCGTCAGTCAGGCCGACCCGCGGCGCGTAGGTGAAATACAGGCCGAGGCTGTCGGGCGAGCTCAACCCCGGGCGCTCGCCGATCAACATCACGGTCATCCGTGCGCCCAGTAACTCGCCAACCTCATCGGCCACGGCCACGCGGCCCTGTTCCACCAGCACCACCGGGGCGCTGGTCCAGCCGTCGGCAGCGGCCTGTTCCTCGAAACGGGTCAGAAACGGCAGGGTATGGCGGTGCACGGCGAGG from Pseudomonas kermanshahensis carries:
- a CDS encoding TonB-dependent receptor; its protein translation is MLPVRCPSPAPRPRLCLSPITFALRCTMISCCGAGLLNSSLALAQGTGTAAVAATRLDDATPRDYNIAKGPLGAALGSFTSQSGLLVSYDPDLTRGRTAPALKGRYTVSEGIQRLLANTGLQLVASSTGSYVLMAQGAATRAAAELSPTMVDAAAQGPQADTYRAPRSSVHLSSEQIDRFGRVSVGDLLNGVPGVQVGDTRNGGALDVNIRGIQGQSRVAVKVDGSEQALDVYRGYGGTQQRSYIDSDLISSLTVNKGPSTKSGAIGGTVEMQTIGVQDILVDGNQVGGRLKGDLWDNGVAPAHRSSSSKDESLSAPPRDNRGSLFGSEAESGSAAFAFTTEQLDVVAAYAHRNQGNYFSGKKGQDRYRLYNDYGSEQPSVAMTYNAGEEVLNASSKTDSYLLKATWRITDDHTLDLGYRRYDGRTAEIMPSDIYRFGTAGIYQYPLGEVKIDTYTARYHYLPAGNPWVDLTSNLWMTDAKTSSLSSAWTAPVSQLFRSDRSWTRQDNRRIGGDLNNLSRFETAHGDFKLDLGGAFQLEDLQPQKSVLITQHDVDANRTLRDASRQEFSFNGKLEYQPIEQLTLWGGGRYSHFRTKDNTVLATARREDRDVRYISASGPKGWGSMTWFPDQNGQYTDATDPRLNNGIVFGNSNEPFNGVRFNDFGATSVQVSPESISSVVTGYDHTPQGSSSGGGFSPAFGINVELMPDTYFYVTYTQGLRLPSLFETSQGTQQVSPGKSLKPERSQSWEIGVSALRDNLFTDHDSAAIKLAFFDNKIKHYITRYYDPSPGLWGQMSFSNTDSFSTRGLELQSNYDTGRVFADLSATYYLKTETCDADFAGKLRATANPYQKTQDTPNCTPGSYMGSYTNTQNPPRFSANLTTGLRFFDEALTVGGRVTYTSGPTSTLDKPWQSGATTPQIEYRSVALFDLFLKYTLLENTEVNVSLQNLTDRYYLDPLAQSFMPAPGRTVRMGVVTRF
- a CDS encoding LexA family transcriptional regulator encodes the protein MNTSGDRLKALLHECGLTPSDFAAQRSVTPQHVNNWFRRGVPLARLDEMADLFCVHRRWLRSGEGPKHPNPILRSGPPRPPHTNPPTPLSAHSGRLLQVPFYALQHGLLVPVANHHLRLPTTALKALGVAAQNAICLAMPAANMAPLIPLEATLAVDLSMTEVMEGETYALLHNGTLRVNNLSLGPHGTLYLHSHDRRNYAVERYTRAQRQAQGLEILGWVFHWSHFRRHRPS
- the ppa gene encoding inorganic diphosphatase — protein: MSYSKIPAGKDLPNDIYVAIEIPANHAPIKYEIDKDSDTLFVDRFMATPMFYPANYGFIPNTLADDGDPLDVLVVTPYPVAPGSVIRARPVGILNMTDDGGGDAKVIAVPHDKLSQLYVDVKEYTDLPALLIQQIEHFFANYKDLEKGKWVKIEGWDGADAARAAITKSVAAYKG
- a CDS encoding zinc-dependent peptidase — protein: MWSFSAWRRRRTLKRYPITTEQWQAVRQHLPLLDGISDEEDRWLREACILFLLEKHLTTLPGVELSDEQRLFLAAQAQLPLLHLGDLNWYQGFHEIILYPDDFKSPQRHRDASGVEHVWDGEHSGEAWQQGPVILAWNGVLASGGWEAYNLVIHELAHKLDMLNGDANGLPPLHSGMPVDEWATAMQQAYDDLNRQLDLNPDAETAIDPYAAENPAEFFAVTSEYFFSAPDLLQQAYPQVYQQLSLFYRQDPLARLSQLQAQHPDYREGHA
- a CDS encoding DedA family protein — protein: MDFNPLDLILHLDAYLDLLVTNYGPWIYAILFTVIFCETGLVVMPFLPGDSLLFIAGAVAAGGGMDPVLLAGLLMAAAILGDSTNYVIGRTAGERLFNNPNSKIFRRDYLQRTHEFYERHGGKTVTLARFLPILRTFAPFVAGIAHMHYPRFLGFSVAGSLLWVGGLVTLGYFFGNVPFIKQHLSLMVVGIIFLSLVPMVLGLLRGRLGRAAKAH
- a CDS encoding GNAT family N-acetyltransferase, coding for MRIIKATLEHLDLLTPLFVKYREFYGQLPYPDSSRSFLEKRLKRDESVIYLALADDDANKLLGFCQLYPSFSSLSLKRVWILNDIYVAEDSRRMLVADHLMREAKKMAKETNAVRMRVSTSANNEAAQKTYESIGFRKDTEFESYILPIHQD
- the eutC gene encoding ethanolamine ammonia-lyase subunit EutC: MDPRTVTPDNPWLALRTLTPARIALGRTGTSLPTGAQLDFQFAHAQARDAVHLPFDHAGLTAQLSDRGRDSLVLHSAAHDRDQYLQRPDLGRRLNEDSIETLRQHAQANPGGVDLAIVVADGLSALAVHRHTLPFLTRFEEQAAADGWTSAPVVLVEQGRVAVADEVGELLGARMTVMLIGERPGLSSPDSLGLYFTYAPRVGLTDAYRNCISNVRLEGLSYGMAAHRLLYLMREACRRQLSGVNLKDEAEVHSLESDTPASQKGNFLLGKG